Proteins found in one uncultured Desulfuromonas sp. genomic segment:
- a CDS encoding diaminopimelate decarboxylase — translation MPMSDSFKQRLFKALPEIAEHYGTPFHIYDEAGIRETGEHLKQVFSGIDGFREYFAVKALPNKQILKLMKEMNFGYDCSSIPELIMSRELGADTEDIMFTSNNTSPEEFAFAEQDGGCILNLDDISLIDKVPNFPELICFRYNPGPRRTGNIIIGNPVEAKYGITHEQVVDAYRKAKERGATRFGLHTMVASNELDYTYMVETARMVLSLAELVKAELEIEFEFVNIGGGFGIPYNPDQAPLDIDTLAKEVTELFDAFKTKNGFVPRMYMESGRFMTGPHGCLVTRAINHKDTYRNYIGVDSCMSALMRPALYEAYHHIDVLGKDNAPKEMTYDVVGSLCENNDKFAVQRELPKIDEGDLLVIHDSGAHGHAMGFQYNGRLRPQELLLRCDGRVELIRRAETVDDYFATQNYTPDSFTPGA, via the coding sequence ATGCCCATGTCCGACTCTTTTAAACAGCGCCTGTTCAAAGCTTTGCCCGAAATTGCCGAGCACTACGGCACCCCGTTCCATATTTATGATGAGGCGGGTATTCGTGAAACAGGCGAACACCTCAAGCAGGTGTTTTCCGGCATTGACGGTTTTCGTGAATATTTTGCCGTCAAAGCCCTGCCCAACAAGCAGATTCTTAAGCTGATGAAAGAGATGAACTTCGGCTACGACTGCAGCTCGATTCCCGAACTGATCATGAGCCGCGAGTTGGGTGCCGACACCGAAGACATTATGTTCACCTCCAACAACACCAGCCCGGAGGAATTTGCCTTTGCTGAGCAGGACGGTGGCTGTATTCTCAACCTGGACGACATCTCCCTCATTGACAAGGTACCCAATTTCCCCGAGCTGATCTGCTTCCGCTACAATCCGGGGCCGCGCCGCACCGGCAATATCATCATCGGCAACCCGGTGGAAGCCAAATACGGCATCACCCATGAGCAGGTGGTCGACGCTTACCGCAAGGCCAAAGAGCGCGGCGCCACCCGCTTCGGTCTGCATACCATGGTCGCCTCCAACGAACTGGACTACACCTACATGGTGGAAACAGCACGCATGGTGCTGTCGCTGGCCGAGCTGGTTAAAGCGGAACTGGAGATCGAGTTTGAATTCGTCAATATCGGCGGTGGTTTCGGCATCCCTTACAACCCGGACCAGGCACCACTTGACATTGACACCTTGGCTAAAGAAGTCACCGAACTGTTCGATGCGTTCAAGACCAAGAACGGCTTTGTGCCGCGCATGTATATGGAAAGCGGTCGTTTCATGACCGGTCCCCACGGCTGCCTGGTCACCCGCGCCATTAACCATAAGGACACCTACCGCAATTACATCGGTGTCGATTCCTGCATGTCGGCGCTGATGCGTCCGGCCCTGTATGAGGCCTACCACCACATTGATGTCCTCGGCAAAGACAATGCCCCCAAAGAGATGACCTACGATGTGGTCGGCTCTCTGTGTGAGAACAACGATAAATTTGCCGTGCAACGCGAGCTGCCAAAAATTGACGAGGGCGACTTGCTGGTGATTCACGATTCAGGCGCTCATGGTCATGCCATGGGTTTCCAGTACAACGGCCGTCTGCGGCCCCAGGAACTGCTGCTGCGCTGCGATGGCCGTGTTGAGCTGATCCGCCGGGCGGAAACGGTGGATGATTATTTTGCCACCCAGAACTACACACCGGACAGCTTCACCCCCGGTGCCTAA
- a CDS encoding thermonuclease family protein: protein MKFRRWFLLLTIQMLLILCGGVLTQAAAERYGRVSWISDGDTITVDGVGVVRLIGIDCPEKEESDRDWKFLRLGSCDWQALRHVAQSARQRTKELCLHQVVQLQTGEERFDRYGRLLAYVWLPDGRMLNQLLLEEGQAIVYRRFDFSEKENFLTLEKKARTQQRGLWRVTKHRS from the coding sequence ATGAAATTCCGCAGATGGTTTCTTCTGCTCACGATTCAGATGCTGCTGATTCTGTGCGGCGGTGTCCTCACGCAGGCCGCCGCCGAACGCTACGGCAGGGTTAGCTGGATCAGCGATGGCGACACCATCACCGTTGACGGTGTGGGCGTTGTCCGATTGATCGGCATTGACTGTCCGGAAAAAGAGGAGTCGGATCGGGATTGGAAATTTTTGCGCCTGGGCAGTTGTGACTGGCAGGCATTGCGCCATGTGGCTCAATCGGCACGCCAGCGCACTAAAGAGTTATGCCTGCATCAGGTGGTACAATTACAGACTGGCGAAGAAAGGTTTGACCGCTATGGTCGCTTGCTGGCCTATGTGTGGCTACCGGATGGCCGTATGCTCAATCAGTTGTTGCTTGAAGAGGGGCAGGCTATTGTTTACCGCCGCTTTGATTTTTCTGAAAAAGAAAACTTTCTCACCCTGGAAAAGAAAGCCCGCACTCAACAGCGCGGGCTATGGCGCGTCACCAAGCACCGGTCGTAA
- the cysK gene encoding cysteine synthase A: MKSDLLQLIGNTPLIRLPFFETPQGAELWGKLESANPGGSVKDRIALGMIEQAEQDGLLQPGAHLVEPTSGNTGIGLALVCASKGYQLTLTMPDSMSLERRRLLKAYGADLVLTPGAKGMRGAIDQAEALSDENGWFMVQQFTNPANPETHERTTGPEIYRDLDGALDAFVTGVGTGGTLTGVGRYLKAQNTAIDLIAVEPEDSAVLSGHSPGPHGIQGIGAGFIPEVLDQQLLDRVITVATDQARECARQLAQHGVLVGISSGANVFAAQQVAAQLKPGQRVVTTLCDTGERYLSMDIFDA; the protein is encoded by the coding sequence ATGAAAAGCGACCTACTGCAACTGATCGGCAACACGCCGCTGATTCGACTCCCTTTTTTCGAGACACCCCAAGGTGCAGAACTGTGGGGAAAACTGGAAAGCGCCAATCCGGGCGGCAGTGTCAAAGACCGCATTGCACTCGGCATGATCGAACAGGCCGAGCAAGACGGCCTGCTGCAACCAGGAGCGCATCTGGTTGAACCGACCAGCGGAAACACCGGTATCGGATTGGCCCTGGTGTGCGCCAGCAAAGGTTATCAACTGACTCTAACCATGCCCGACAGCATGAGCCTGGAGCGACGCCGTCTGCTCAAAGCCTATGGCGCAGACCTGGTGCTGACGCCGGGTGCCAAGGGGATGCGTGGCGCCATTGACCAGGCAGAAGCCCTGAGCGATGAAAACGGCTGGTTCATGGTGCAACAGTTTACCAACCCGGCCAATCCGGAAACTCATGAACGGACCACCGGGCCGGAGATCTATCGGGACCTCGACGGTGCACTTGACGCGTTTGTCACCGGCGTCGGCACCGGCGGCACCCTCACCGGCGTTGGCCGCTACCTGAAAGCCCAGAATACCGCGATCGACCTCATTGCCGTCGAACCGGAGGACTCCGCAGTTTTATCCGGGCACTCCCCCGGTCCTCATGGCATTCAAGGCATTGGCGCCGGATTTATCCCCGAGGTTCTTGACCAGCAACTTCTTGACCGCGTCATAACCGTGGCGACGGACCAGGCCCGCGAGTGTGCACGCCAGTTGGCTCAGCATGGGGTTCTGGTTGGCATCTCCAGTGGGGCCAACGTATTTGCCGCGCAACAGGTCGCAGCGCAGCTCAAGCCGGGGCAGCGCGTAGTTACGACACTGTGCGATACGGGCGAGCGTTACCTCTCCATGGATATTTTCGACGCATGA
- a CDS encoding methyl-accepting chemotaxis protein, translating into MRWTVKNKMVAMGALVFIGLLSMATMSYRTNAFSSVSADQLEMRTEQLELLNGFNEQLLILNLAAMDAIVDKAERQVASDVLEEINTAVTFLQGHLRDLSVIADHPDEQPLVQRIQRDISALTLLVAEQLVQAIAAGADDAVFARFDDQIDAGLGSVSTDLSHLIAAVKEEAAVATAALHGRLDSANIVLFSVAAAIVMILAPAGFFFARSIIRPLGQSVSMLAELEAGHLGQRLNVNSRDELGDMARAMDAFADSLQQDVVASLNLLAQGDLRFEVVPRDCDDSLRGSVKKVAEDLQRLLEQIQQTCDQIAAGAGEVADSSQALSQGATESASSLEEISASMNEMASQIKHNAENAGQANTLSTEAHNAAEQGSEQMAQMVVAMADINDSGQSISRIIKVIDEIAFQTNLLALNAAVEAARAGQHGKGFAVVAEEVRNLAARSAKAASETSELIEDSVEKAANGVKIADVTSERLDAILQGVTKVSDLIGEISVASNEQAQGIAQVNQGVGQIDQVTQQNTASAEEGAAASEELSCQVEQLRQMVGSFKLKENTSPKLRAVPAVQTTAASGKRSDREVAVTATAQISEMDRGFGGY; encoded by the coding sequence ATGCGCTGGACGGTAAAAAACAAAATGGTTGCTATGGGAGCCCTGGTTTTCATCGGGCTGTTGTCTATGGCGACAATGAGCTATAGAACCAATGCGTTTTCTTCGGTTTCTGCCGATCAGCTTGAAATGCGTACAGAGCAGCTTGAACTGCTTAATGGATTTAACGAACAATTGCTGATTCTCAACCTGGCCGCGATGGACGCAATCGTTGATAAAGCGGAAAGGCAGGTCGCATCGGATGTGCTTGAAGAGATCAACACCGCCGTTACTTTTTTACAGGGGCATCTTCGTGATCTGTCGGTGATCGCCGATCACCCTGATGAGCAGCCGTTGGTTCAGCGGATTCAGCGTGATATCTCGGCGTTGACACTTTTAGTGGCTGAGCAGCTGGTTCAGGCGATTGCTGCCGGTGCCGATGACGCCGTGTTTGCCCGGTTCGATGATCAGATCGATGCTGGCCTTGGCAGCGTTTCCACCGATCTTAGCCACTTGATTGCCGCCGTTAAAGAGGAAGCGGCCGTGGCAACCGCTGCCTTACACGGTCGACTTGATTCAGCGAATATCGTGTTGTTCTCTGTGGCCGCAGCAATTGTGATGATTCTTGCTCCAGCAGGATTTTTCTTTGCTCGCAGTATTATCCGCCCCTTGGGGCAGAGTGTTTCAATGCTTGCTGAACTGGAGGCCGGACACCTGGGGCAGAGGCTCAATGTCAACAGCCGTGATGAGCTTGGCGACATGGCGAGGGCCATGGATGCCTTTGCTGACAGTTTGCAGCAGGATGTGGTTGCGAGCCTCAATCTGCTGGCTCAGGGGGATTTGCGTTTTGAGGTGGTGCCGCGAGACTGTGACGATTCCCTGCGAGGTTCGGTTAAAAAGGTTGCCGAAGATCTGCAGCGACTGCTCGAACAGATTCAGCAGACCTGTGATCAGATTGCCGCCGGTGCCGGTGAAGTGGCGGATTCGAGTCAGGCACTGTCACAGGGGGCAACGGAATCAGCCAGTTCACTCGAAGAGATTTCCGCGTCCATGAACGAGATGGCGTCTCAAATCAAACATAATGCCGAAAATGCCGGACAGGCCAATACCCTGTCGACTGAAGCGCACAATGCGGCAGAGCAGGGTAGTGAACAGATGGCACAGATGGTGGTGGCCATGGCTGATATCAATGATTCGGGGCAGAGTATCTCTCGCATCATAAAGGTCATTGATGAGATTGCCTTTCAGACCAATCTGCTGGCGCTGAATGCTGCCGTCGAGGCTGCCCGTGCTGGGCAACATGGTAAAGGATTTGCCGTGGTCGCTGAAGAGGTGCGCAATCTGGCGGCACGCAGTGCCAAGGCTGCCAGTGAAACCTCTGAGCTGATCGAAGACTCGGTGGAAAAAGCCGCCAACGGTGTCAAAATTGCCGATGTGACTTCAGAAAGGCTCGATGCCATTCTTCAAGGTGTCACAAAGGTGTCCGACTTGATCGGAGAAATCAGTGTTGCAAGCAATGAACAGGCTCAAGGCATTGCTCAAGTGAATCAGGGGGTGGGACAGATTGATCAGGTGACCCAGCAGAATACCGCGAGCGCTGAAGAGGGAGCAGCGGCCAGCGAAGAGTTGTCCTGCCAGGTGGAGCAGTTACGCCAGATGGTAGGTTCTTTTAAATTGAAGGAAAACACCAGCCCGAAGTTACGTGCCGTCCCTGCCGTGCAGACAACAGCCGCTAGTGGCAAACGATCAGATCGGGAGGTCGCGGTTACAGCTACCGCACAGATCAGCGAAATGGACCGTGGATTTGGTGGTTATTAA
- a CDS encoding diguanylate cyclase, whose product MIAKCLCLVFIFFLFMESPVYAKSEKVSVQLQWLNQFQFAGIYVAKELGFYRDAGLDVTIKPYKPGLNVVNEVVQRRAEFATGKSSLILNRLQGRPVVILGAIFQESPEILIATNPSIKSPADLAGKKIMITQDQANATNLLSMLISQGVNLNELHLQPHSSQLEDLISGKTDAMACYLSNEPFQLNQVGIPYRVFNPAKYGFSFYGDFLFTSEEQIAHHPQRTRAFYSATIKGWLWAFDHIEKTAQLIDAHYNTQGKSLDSLIFEGTVLKQLAIGREQKIGKIDRNKVNRILELYRLTGQANGDTHGLDQAIDPLGFNKSELKIGILANRGNRKALERWASLLTYLNDTLDDLHTTFVPIAFDAIGQSVRSQAIDFLIVNPVLYVELENKHGLSRIASLLNRQQDHKSSTDQYGSVIFTLRRTPLSLSPDMFDSKTLAAVAPNSLGGWLMAVETFQENNVNLEGIDRKFLSSHDAVVAAVVNGDADVGIIRTGILEKMAHDGLIDMDTLFIIHEKSYIGFPYRVSTKLYPEWSIAKLRHVPIETANQLAAALLGLSHASHDTKAAVREAWTVPSDYSSVHSLLKKFRLPPYDETNLDVRRFIQHYALWFYTIVAFLLVLVLHAIYSNHHNRQLEREVRRRTRALRKANSNLSRLARTDPLTGLHNRRYFMEFAQQYVSLAHRNKTEMQFLSLDLDHFKQVNDRYGHHVGDDVLKLFATTLVPLLRSTDLLARTGGEEFVICLQNTTLEGAKVFARKIIETIRELRYRTVEDETVTFTVSIGIASLSWGENLEDVLCRSDHALYRAKENGRDQFVLADPPETHSD is encoded by the coding sequence ATGATCGCAAAATGCCTGTGCCTCGTTTTCATTTTCTTCCTGTTCATGGAGTCCCCAGTTTATGCCAAATCCGAGAAGGTCTCGGTGCAACTTCAATGGCTCAATCAGTTCCAGTTTGCCGGGATCTATGTTGCTAAAGAGCTGGGCTTCTATCGTGATGCTGGTCTCGATGTTACGATCAAACCCTACAAGCCGGGGCTCAATGTCGTCAATGAGGTCGTACAGCGCCGCGCCGAATTTGCCACGGGAAAATCATCGTTGATTCTTAACCGACTCCAGGGGCGTCCGGTGGTCATCCTTGGAGCGATCTTTCAGGAGTCGCCGGAAATCCTCATTGCCACCAACCCCAGCATCAAGAGCCCGGCGGATCTCGCCGGCAAAAAGATCATGATCACTCAGGACCAGGCCAATGCCACCAACCTGCTGTCCATGCTGATATCGCAAGGGGTCAACCTAAATGAATTGCACCTTCAACCCCATTCATCACAATTGGAGGATCTGATTAGCGGCAAAACCGACGCCATGGCCTGCTATCTGTCCAACGAGCCCTTTCAACTTAATCAGGTGGGCATTCCCTATCGGGTGTTCAACCCAGCCAAGTACGGTTTCTCTTTTTATGGCGATTTTCTCTTTACCAGCGAAGAACAGATCGCCCACCATCCACAACGAACCCGGGCTTTCTACTCGGCAACGATTAAAGGCTGGCTGTGGGCATTTGACCATATTGAAAAAACCGCCCAGCTCATTGACGCGCACTACAACACTCAAGGCAAGAGCCTCGACAGTCTCATTTTTGAAGGCACTGTTCTCAAGCAACTGGCCATTGGACGGGAACAAAAAATTGGTAAGATTGATCGTAACAAGGTCAACCGCATTCTGGAGTTGTACCGACTGACGGGCCAGGCAAATGGTGACACTCACGGTTTGGACCAGGCCATAGACCCTCTCGGCTTTAACAAATCCGAGCTAAAAATCGGCATCCTCGCCAACCGTGGCAATCGCAAAGCCCTGGAGCGCTGGGCCTCACTTCTCACCTATTTGAACGACACGCTTGACGACCTGCACACCACCTTTGTTCCGATCGCTTTCGACGCCATTGGCCAAAGCGTCCGCAGCCAGGCCATTGATTTTCTCATCGTCAATCCGGTGTTGTATGTTGAACTTGAAAACAAACACGGTCTGTCGCGTATCGCCTCGTTGCTCAACCGCCAGCAGGACCACAAGTCATCGACAGACCAATACGGCAGCGTCATCTTCACCTTACGCAGAACCCCCTTGAGTTTGTCGCCTGATATGTTCGACAGCAAAACGCTGGCAGCGGTTGCTCCCAACTCTTTAGGCGGCTGGTTGATGGCAGTGGAAACGTTTCAGGAAAACAATGTCAATCTCGAAGGGATCGACCGGAAATTTTTGTCCAGCCATGATGCGGTTGTGGCCGCTGTTGTCAATGGCGATGCCGATGTTGGTATCATTCGCACCGGTATCCTTGAAAAAATGGCTCACGACGGACTGATCGATATGGACACCCTGTTTATTATTCACGAAAAAAGCTATATCGGCTTTCCATACCGAGTCAGCACCAAACTGTACCCGGAATGGTCGATAGCCAAATTGCGCCATGTTCCGATTGAAACCGCCAATCAACTTGCAGCGGCCCTGCTGGGCCTGTCACATGCCTCGCATGATACCAAGGCAGCGGTCCGCGAAGCTTGGACGGTTCCCAGCGATTACTCCTCGGTGCATTCGCTGTTAAAGAAGTTCCGACTGCCCCCCTACGATGAAACAAACCTCGATGTTAGGCGGTTCATTCAGCACTATGCTCTGTGGTTTTACACCATTGTCGCCTTTCTGCTGGTTCTGGTGTTGCACGCCATCTACAGCAACCACCACAACAGACAACTTGAACGCGAAGTGCGCCGCCGGACGCGGGCGTTACGCAAGGCCAACAGCAATCTGTCCCGACTCGCCCGTACCGACCCGTTAACCGGATTGCATAATCGCCGCTACTTTATGGAGTTTGCCCAGCAATACGTCTCCCTGGCCCACAGAAACAAAACAGAGATGCAGTTTCTGTCTCTGGACCTCGACCACTTCAAACAGGTCAATGATCGCTACGGCCACCATGTCGGTGATGACGTCCTCAAGCTGTTTGCAACCACACTGGTTCCGCTGTTGCGGTCCACAGATCTTCTGGCCCGAACCGGTGGTGAAGAATTTGTCATCTGTCTGCAAAACACTACGCTAGAGGGAGCAAAGGTCTTTGCCAGAAAAATCATTGAGACCATCCGCGAGCTTCGCTACCGGACAGTCGAAGACGAAACCGTGACATTTACCGTCAGTATTGGTATCGCATCATTGTCTTGGGGTGAAAACCTTGAAGATGTGCTGTGCCGTTCCGACCATGCGCTGTATCGCGCTAAAGAAAACGGTCGTGATCAATTCGTCCTTGCAGACCCGCCTGAGACACATTCTGACTGA
- the trpB gene encoding tryptophan synthase subunit beta: MTQPDNNGQFGDYGGQYLPPELKQVMDDIAAAYEEICNDPAFQQELADLQRHYVGRPSPLYFCRRLTEQLGGAEIYLKREDLNHTGAHKINHCLGEALLAKKMGKTKILAETGAGQHGVALSAACALVGIDCEIHMGAIDIAKQAPNVTRMKVMGARLVSVERGTKTLKDAVDSAFEEYLRDPQNFFYAIGSVVGPHPFPQMVRDFQQVVGEEAREQFLAQYECLPDTLIACVGGGSNAMGLFTAFLDDTSVEIVGVEPSGRGLDTPDHAASLTKGQPGVLHGMRCYLLQDDEGEPLPVYSIASGLDYPGVGPQHSHLKDIGRVQYETASDDDCLNAFVTLSRCEGIIPALESAHALAYAMRIAPQRPGKKLLINLSGRGDKDIDFVAERLQL; the protein is encoded by the coding sequence ATGACCCAGCCCGACAACAACGGCCAATTTGGCGACTATGGCGGCCAATACCTGCCGCCGGAACTCAAGCAGGTGATGGATGATATTGCCGCTGCGTATGAGGAGATCTGCAACGATCCCGCCTTTCAACAGGAACTGGCCGATTTGCAACGCCATTATGTCGGTCGCCCCAGTCCACTGTATTTCTGCCGTCGCCTCACCGAACAACTCGGCGGTGCGGAGATCTACCTGAAACGGGAAGACCTCAACCACACCGGTGCCCACAAAATCAACCATTGCCTCGGTGAAGCATTGCTGGCCAAAAAGATGGGCAAAACCAAGATTCTCGCAGAAACCGGTGCCGGACAACACGGCGTGGCCTTGTCCGCGGCCTGTGCTCTGGTCGGTATTGACTGTGAAATCCACATGGGCGCCATTGATATTGCCAAGCAGGCCCCCAACGTCACCCGCATGAAGGTGATGGGCGCACGCCTCGTCTCCGTTGAGCGTGGCACAAAAACCTTGAAGGATGCGGTAGACAGTGCCTTCGAGGAATACCTGCGCGACCCGCAAAACTTCTTTTACGCCATCGGCTCAGTGGTCGGTCCCCACCCGTTTCCACAGATGGTGCGCGACTTCCAGCAGGTGGTGGGCGAAGAGGCACGCGAACAGTTTCTGGCGCAATACGAGTGCCTGCCCGACACCCTGATCGCCTGTGTCGGTGGCGGCAGCAACGCCATGGGCCTGTTCACTGCTTTTCTTGATGATACATCTGTCGAGATTGTCGGCGTCGAACCGTCAGGACGTGGCCTCGACACCCCGGACCATGCCGCCAGTCTGACCAAAGGACAGCCGGGCGTCCTCCACGGCATGCGCTGCTACCTGCTTCAGGACGACGAGGGGGAACCGTTACCGGTTTACTCCATCGCCTCGGGTCTCGATTATCCGGGGGTCGGCCCGCAACACAGCCATCTCAAGGACATCGGCCGGGTCCAATACGAAACGGCCAGTGATGACGACTGTCTCAATGCCTTTGTCACCTTGTCGCGCTGTGAGGGTATTATTCCTGCGCTGGAGAGTGCTCACGCCCTGGCTTATGCCATGCGCATCGCTCCGCAACGTCCCGGGAAAAAGTTGCTGATCAACCTGAGCGGCCGTGGCGACAAGGATATTGACTTCGTCGCCGAGCGGTTGCAGCTCTAA
- a CDS encoding Hsp20/alpha crystallin family protein, whose product MNENSLLTTLQQQQGKMEETLNQVDRGIIDPVNTTGMWEPAVDVGVDGDHLVILMDLPGVSQEQIGIRLNDDCLIVEGQRQPASEHLRLQRQECPDGRFSRSLYLPPGVRSEHLSARCEQGVLRIEIRGLTAEDQVRVDDEQRVTTGAW is encoded by the coding sequence ATGAACGAAAACAGCCTGTTGACGACCCTGCAACAGCAACAGGGTAAGATGGAGGAGACGCTTAATCAGGTCGATCGCGGCATAATTGACCCGGTCAACACGACGGGGATGTGGGAACCGGCGGTGGATGTCGGTGTTGACGGTGATCATCTGGTGATCTTGATGGATCTGCCCGGGGTTTCCCAAGAGCAGATTGGCATTCGTCTCAACGACGACTGTCTGATTGTCGAAGGGCAGCGTCAGCCCGCCTCAGAACACCTGCGTCTGCAGCGGCAGGAGTGTCCGGATGGTCGTTTTTCACGCAGTTTATATCTGCCGCCGGGCGTGCGTTCCGAGCATCTCAGCGCCCGTTGCGAACAGGGGGTGCTGCGCATAGAAATTCGCGGGTTAACAGCGGAAGATCAGGTGCGTGTCGACGACGAGCAACGAGTTACGACCGGTGCTTGGTGA
- a CDS encoding YkgJ family cysteine cluster protein: MISIAGWWRHLRLRLTGKELILTGKCRQCGACCRRLQLEQSRRWLRSRRAFRRLVDDHPEFNRFEICGRDNQGLLVFNCTMLDENNRCRDYDHRPQLCRDFPHKGIFFCGGALPPGCGYRVTEGISFAAHLRKARKKNGSRP, encoded by the coding sequence ATGATTTCCATTGCCGGCTGGTGGCGTCACTTGCGCCTGCGCCTGACGGGCAAGGAGTTAATCCTTACCGGGAAATGCCGTCAGTGTGGTGCCTGCTGCCGCCGCCTGCAGCTGGAACAATCGCGCCGCTGGTTGCGCTCACGGCGGGCGTTCAGACGACTGGTTGACGATCATCCCGAGTTTAACCGTTTTGAAATCTGTGGTCGCGACAATCAGGGGCTGCTGGTGTTCAACTGCACCATGCTTGATGAAAACAACCGTTGCCGGGATTATGACCATCGACCACAGCTGTGCCGAGATTTTCCCCACAAAGGCATTTTCTTTTGTGGGGGTGCACTCCCGCCGGGATGTGGCTACAGGGTAACAGAGGGAATTTCATTTGCTGCGCATTTGCGTAAGGCACGCAAAAAAAACGGCTCCCGGCCATGA
- the nudC gene encoding NAD(+) diphosphatase produces MDLPFNWNSLADGFELHGPLQDPGGAGVFVVLVGSTLLLATDNQLPQQLPVDQKQSPLYIGQWHGKPCRVVRLPAGQERVAGLVAYDLQADDPDLPLALLSLGVLAQQLMRWQKNSAYCANCGGACDWNGDGWGRQCSACQRHHFPHIHPCVIVLIRRDNELLLVRKANWVPGRYSLVAGFVDSGECLEDAVRREVREETGVEVDNIRYIGSQGWPFPSQIMAGFVADYAGGEVKIQLSELEDGGWFPMDRLPRLPSRRSIARYLIDTYGTTNTNG; encoded by the coding sequence GTGGATTTACCTTTCAACTGGAACAGCCTGGCCGATGGCTTTGAACTTCATGGTCCCCTTCAGGATCCGGGCGGCGCAGGCGTGTTTGTCGTGTTGGTTGGTTCAACGTTGCTGCTGGCTACCGACAACCAATTACCGCAGCAGCTGCCTGTTGATCAGAAACAGTCGCCGCTCTATATCGGGCAGTGGCACGGCAAACCGTGTCGCGTTGTCCGCCTTCCCGCCGGTCAGGAGCGGGTTGCGGGGTTGGTGGCTTACGACCTGCAAGCCGATGACCCGGATCTTCCGCTGGCTTTGTTGTCGCTGGGCGTTCTGGCCCAGCAGCTGATGCGCTGGCAGAAAAACAGCGCCTATTGTGCCAACTGTGGCGGCGCTTGTGACTGGAACGGTGATGGCTGGGGGCGGCAGTGCAGCGCCTGCCAACGCCATCATTTCCCCCATATTCATCCTTGTGTCATTGTCCTGATCCGCCGTGACAACGAATTGCTGCTGGTTCGCAAGGCCAACTGGGTGCCGGGCCGTTACAGCCTGGTGGCCGGATTTGTTGACAGCGGCGAATGTCTGGAAGATGCCGTGCGCCGTGAGGTGCGAGAGGAAACCGGGGTTGAGGTGGACAATATCCGCTATATCGGCAGTCAGGGCTGGCCTTTCCCCAGCCAGATCATGGCTGGATTTGTCGCCGATTATGCCGGGGGCGAGGTGAAGATTCAGCTCTCCGAACTGGAAGACGGTGGCTGGTTCCCGATGGACCGATTGCCGCGTTTGCCGTCGCGGCGCAGCATCGCACGCTATTTAATTGATACCTATGGAACAACGAACACAAACGGTTGA